The following coding sequences are from one Luteimonas sp. S4-F44 window:
- a CDS encoding Hemin transport protein — MARAAAILPPVPMVDISATSPPTPAQLATLGTVLCLHRPGAASELGGWARARRVEVHRALDGDGMRESLLFFDADDACCWQLHLLPDSDFLAWDALVERYPLDRSPQAGLAERLWRGLAQRLWAGGWQASVLRFHAITPACTTIDGAAMLVASLAEISPLGADCARQIIRAHGIVPSAAFADGAPHPVPVPATDPNLSAGTMPPRDASARVRPFPPVFGEPA; from the coding sequence ATGGCGCGCGCGGCGGCGATCCTGCCTCCGGTACCGATGGTCGACATCAGTGCGACGTCGCCGCCGACGCCTGCGCAACTGGCGACCCTGGGCACGGTGTTGTGCCTGCACCGGCCCGGAGCGGCGAGCGAGCTCGGTGGCTGGGCGCGGGCGCGCCGGGTCGAGGTGCACCGTGCGCTCGATGGCGACGGCATGCGCGAGAGCCTGCTGTTCTTCGATGCCGACGACGCTTGCTGCTGGCAACTGCACCTGCTGCCCGACAGCGATTTCCTGGCATGGGACGCGCTGGTCGAGCGCTATCCGCTCGACCGCAGTCCCCAGGCCGGCCTGGCCGAGCGCCTGTGGCGCGGCTTGGCGCAGCGGCTGTGGGCCGGCGGCTGGCAGGCGAGCGTCCTGCGCTTCCACGCGATAACACCTGCCTGCACGACGATCGACGGCGCCGCGATGCTGGTCGCCAGCCTGGCGGAGATCTCGCCGCTGGGCGCCGACTGTGCGCGGCAGATCATCCGCGCACACGGCATCGTCCCGAGCGCGGCATTCGCCGACGGCGCCCCCCATCCAGTTCCCGTACCCGCCACCGATCCCAACTTGTCCGCCGGCACGATGCCGCCGCGCGACGCTTCCGCCCGCGTCCGTCCGTTTCCCCCTGTTTTTGGAGAACCCGCATGA